One Xylanivirga thermophila DNA segment encodes these proteins:
- a CDS encoding DEAD/DEAH box helicase, with the protein MHWDTGHVEATVEGSQDYDVVVDLNRNGEIIDAYCDCPAYFNYDGYCKHIVAAILYIKDLEFRRIVRHDEHPEVLMKSLIGLFQNRSVEVEREQLKLEVTLNIERGNFYGNEFIYFLDLRMGLDRLYVVRNIKQLMESIEKNTPLEFGKNFVFDPIDQYFSKGDQRLIDFIYNIYDIDNMAYGTSRTTLLFRDKYLYLTESSMEQFLHLMDDSTLNITLFGHEYKDVRFIKQDLPVKFSLKKAGEELEMGMDIPELTLPLTRDGKYFFSNGNIYVLPKAQMENLAPFFQMVTTHGVEKIKIPKEDEEKFASFVIPNMKKAGELFLDSGVEEKFYQRPLEASIYLDRLGDDITASFIFNYGDYKIDPFAPKQDVHDNYIVIRDYEKERDILDIFESSNFRINKDMVYLDDEESIYDFITNRVPKLQDMSTVYYSDAFKNMKIYDTSYYTSSIRLNEDSDLLEFSFSIDGIQKEKLPEIFASLREKKQYYRLPDGSFIPLDTPQMQNVSDMMEYLGIDDVELKKEAINLKKYKAMYLDDKLKGVEDVYVRRNMAFKKLVENIRKPKDLDYEIPKSLDGIMRGYQITGFKWLKTLAAYGMGGILADDMGLGKTLQTIAFIQSEKERLNLPSIVICPTSLVYNWESEVDRFAPSLKTLVISGTKDERRQQISDILNADIVITSYPLVRRDIELYDDVEFGYCILDEAQHIKNPASLNAKSVKKIRARGYFALTGTPIENNLTELWSIFDFLMPRYLLSLRKFVKMFERPIAKEEDKKALEELNRYVKPFILRRLKKDVLKELPPKIENVRKVDLTHEQKQIYLAYLQQIRGEIEEDIRINGINRSRIQILAGLTRLRQICCHPGVFIENYNGGSGKMDALMELLEELKEGGHRVLIFSQFTEVLKLIKEELQKVGITYFYLDGSIKAEERRDAVRSFNQGFRDVFLISLKAGGTGLNLTGADTVIHFDPWWNPAVEEQATDRAYRIGQQSTVHAIKLISRGTIEEKIYALQQKKKELIDSVLQPGETFISKMTEEDIRELFNIS; encoded by the coding sequence TTTAACTATGATGGATATTGCAAGCATATAGTCGCTGCCATTTTATATATAAAGGATTTGGAGTTTAGGCGTATTGTAAGGCATGATGAACATCCTGAAGTACTTATGAAATCTTTAATAGGTCTTTTTCAAAATCGCTCAGTAGAGGTTGAACGGGAACAGCTAAAGTTGGAAGTTACCCTCAATATAGAGAGGGGCAATTTCTATGGGAATGAGTTCATTTATTTTCTGGATCTTCGAATGGGACTGGATAGGCTATATGTGGTGAGAAATATAAAACAGCTTATGGAATCCATTGAGAAGAATACTCCCCTTGAATTTGGTAAAAATTTTGTATTTGATCCAATCGACCAGTATTTTAGTAAAGGGGATCAGCGTCTCATAGATTTTATATATAATATATATGACATCGATAATATGGCATATGGTACTTCTCGTACTACCTTGCTATTTAGGGACAAGTATCTCTATTTGACAGAGTCATCTATGGAGCAGTTTTTGCATTTGATGGATGATAGTACCTTAAATATTACGCTGTTTGGGCATGAATACAAAGATGTAAGGTTTATAAAGCAGGATCTGCCGGTTAAATTCAGCTTGAAGAAGGCGGGAGAAGAGCTTGAGATGGGGATGGATATACCAGAACTAACCCTGCCCCTAACAAGGGATGGAAAGTACTTTTTTTCAAACGGCAATATATATGTATTACCTAAGGCTCAAATGGAAAATCTTGCCCCATTCTTTCAAATGGTTACGACACATGGTGTTGAAAAGATAAAGATTCCAAAGGAGGATGAAGAAAAATTTGCATCATTTGTAATCCCAAATATGAAGAAGGCGGGGGAACTATTTTTAGACTCTGGGGTGGAGGAGAAATTCTATCAAAGGCCATTGGAGGCATCCATATATTTAGATAGGTTAGGAGATGACATAACTGCGTCCTTTATATTTAATTATGGGGATTATAAAATAGATCCATTTGCTCCAAAGCAGGATGTGCACGATAACTATATAGTTATTCGTGACTATGAGAAGGAACGGGATATACTTGATATATTCGAATCATCTAATTTTAGGATAAACAAGGATATGGTATATCTAGATGATGAGGAGAGTATATATGATTTTATAACAAATAGGGTGCCAAAGCTTCAGGATATGTCTACGGTATATTATTCAGATGCCTTTAAAAACATGAAGATATATGATACGTCATACTATACGAGTTCTATTCGACTTAATGAGGATTCTGATCTTTTGGAGTTCAGTTTTTCGATAGATGGTATACAAAAGGAGAAATTGCCTGAAATATTTGCCTCATTAAGGGAGAAAAAACAGTATTATCGTCTACCAGATGGTTCATTTATACCCCTCGATACGCCACAGATGCAAAATGTTTCCGATATGATGGAATATCTTGGTATAGATGATGTGGAGCTAAAAAAAGAGGCAATAAACCTTAAAAAGTATAAGGCCATGTATCTAGATGATAAGCTCAAAGGGGTGGAAGATGTCTATGTACGGCGCAATATGGCCTTTAAGAAATTGGTGGAAAACATAAGGAAACCAAAGGATTTGGATTATGAAATACCTAAATCCCTAGATGGTATTATGAGGGGATATCAAATTACAGGCTTTAAATGGTTAAAGACATTGGCAGCCTATGGAATGGGCGGTATACTTGCTGATGATATGGGCCTTGGCAAGACACTTCAGACTATTGCATTTATACAGTCTGAAAAGGAAAGGCTAAATCTCCCGTCAATAGTCATATGCCCCACATCTCTGGTATATAACTGGGAGAGCGAGGTGGACAGGTTTGCACCTTCCCTTAAGACGTTAGTGATATCAGGGACAAAGGATGAGAGGAGACAGCAGATTAGTGATATCCTAAATGCAGATATAGTGATAACATCCTATCCACTTGTACGCAGGGATATAGAACTTTATGATGATGTAGAGTTTGGCTACTGCATACTAGATGAAGCGCAGCATATAAAAAATCCAGCTTCCCTAAATGCAAAGTCTGTAAAGAAGATACGTGCCAGGGGATATTTTGCCTTGACCGGTACCCCAATTGAAAATAACCTGACGGAGCTATGGTCCATATTCGATTTTTTGATGCCGAGGTATCTTTTATCCCTCAGGAAGTTTGTTAAGATGTTTGAAAGGCCCATAGCAAAAGAAGAGGATAAAAAAGCATTAGAGGAGCTAAATAGGTATGTAAAGCCGTTTATACTGAGACGACTTAAAAAGGATGTGTTAAAGGAGCTCCCGCCAAAGATTGAAAATGTCCGCAAGGTGGATTTGACCCATGAGCAGAAGCAGATATATCTTGCATATCTGCAACAGATAAGGGGCGAAATAGAAGAGGATATAAGGATAAACGGTATAAATAGGAGTAGGATACAGATACTTGCCGGGCTTACCAGATTAAGACAGATATGCTGCCATCCAGGGGTGTTTATAGAGAACTATAATGGTGGCAGTGGCAAGATGGATGCCCTTATGGAGCTTTTGGAGGAATTAAAAGAAGGTGGACATAGGGTACTGATATTCTCCCAGTTTACTGAGGTTTTAAAACTTATAAAGGAAGAGCTCCAAAAGGTAGGTATCACATACTTTTATTTAGATGGAAGTATAAAGGCAGAGGAGAGGAGAGATGCGGTAAGATCCTTTAACCAGGGATTTAGAGATGTGTTTCTCATTTCTTTGAAGGCGGGAGGAACTGGGCTAAACTTGACAGGAGCAGATACGGTAATCCATTTTGATCCATGGTGGAACCCTGCTGTTGAAGAACAGGCTACGGACAGGGCATATCGTATAGGACAACAGAGTACAGTCCATGCCATAAAGCTTATTAGTAGGGGTACCATAGAGGAGAAAATATATGCCCTGCAACAAAAGAAAAAAGAACTTATAGATTCGGTGCTCCAGCCAGGGGAGACCTTTATTTCTAAGATGACCGAGGAAGATATACGGGAACTTTTCAATATATCATAA